In Carassius carassius chromosome 2, fCarCar2.1, whole genome shotgun sequence, the DNA window AAAACCActtatctataatatatatagatcagtgtataAAACAGGGTGAAGATGGAGATTTGCTTTATATAATGATAATTAATATTAAGTTATACATCTGAAAATGTGAAGATAGTCTATTCATCATGAGCAGCCTACATGtatctgtatgtttgtgtgtgtgtgtgtgtgtgtatatatatatatatatatatatatatatatacacagtcatggccaaaacttttgagaattacataaatattagttttcaaaacgtttgctgtgaaaaaaatctttgtttcagttgtttctgtgatgtactgaaatataattacaagcacttcatacgtttcaaaggcttttatcgacaattacatgacatttatgcaaagagtcagtatttgtagtgttggcccttctttttcaggacctctgcaattcgactgggcgtgctctcaatcaacttctgggccaaatcctgactgatagcaacccattctttcataatcactttttggagtttgtcagaatttgtgggtttttgtttgtccacccgcctcttgaggattgaccacaagttctcaatgggattcagatctggggagtttccaggccatggacccaaaatttcaacattctggtccccgagccacttagttatcacttttgccttatggcacggtgctccatcgtgctggaaaatgcattgttcttcaccaaactgttgttggattgttggaagaagttgctgttggagggtgttttggtaccattccttattcatggctgtgtttttgggcagaattgtgagtgagcccactcccttggatgagaagcaaccccacacatgaatggtgtcaggatgctttactgttggcatgacacaggactgatggtagcgctcaccttttcttctccggacaagcctttttccagatgccccaaacaatcggaaaggggcttcatcgggtaatatgactttgccccagtcctcagcagtccattcactatactttctgcagaagatcaatctgtccctgatgttttttggagagaagtggcttctttgctgcccttcttgacaccaggccatcttccaaaagtcttggcctcactgtgcgtgcagatgcgctcacacctgcctgctgccattcctgagcaagctctgcactggtggcactccgatcccgcagctgaaccctctttaggagacgatcctggcgcttgctggactttcttggatgccttgaagccttctttacaagaattgaacctcttttcttgaagttcttgatgatcctataaattgttgatttaggtgcaatcttagtagccacaatatccttgcctgtgaagccatttttatgcaccGCAATGaaggctgcacgcgtttctttgcaggtcaccatggttaacaatggaagaacaatgatttcaagcatcaccctccttttaacttgtcaagtctgccattctaacccaatcagcctgacataatgatctccagccttgtgctcgtcaacattctcacctgagttaacaagacgattactgaaatgatctcagcaggtcctttaatgacagcaatgaaatgcagtggaaaggttttttgggattaagttaattttcataattttcataattaaaattaattaaaactttcattcagtgatagtaaagacttgttttattacaaaaggcttttattttgaataattcctGTTCTTTATATTCATAAGAGAAACTTGATAAAAGTATCATAGGttcccaaaaatattaaacagcataattgtttccaacattgataataaatcagcatattagaatgatttctaaaggacacatgacactggagactggagtaatggttgatgaaaattataattttaattaaaatgtttaattattacattttttattaaagtagaaaatcattattttaaattgtaataatatttcacaatattactgtttcccCTATTTAAATAACAGCGTTTTTTTAAAAAGCGTTTTATCAGAAAATGCTTTCAAAAAGTTTTCAGGGAAGCTTTGCGCTATTCCACAGCTGACCTGGAGGGGCAGTACAGATCCAAAAGTGCCTCTGACTGAATCCGCacgaagaaaaagaaaacaaaagtccCCTTGAGTTTTTTCAACTCGTGGTATTGTTATGCCAGCTGAAAAACGACAGAATGATCCCACAACGGGTAAAATtaagaataagaaaaagaaacGAGGTGAACTCGCCGTGATTAACTCGGATTTGAGGGATGAAGCTGTGCAGAAAGGCATGAGAGACGCATGGCAGAGGAAAGAGAGCTACATTAATGGTATGTTTGTCCACCCACGTTAGCTTACATGAGTTCAGCAGAGTTACTGTTAGCAGAAAAGAGCAGTATCTATTTGCATTTTAGAGATATAGCAAACTggtctgtgtatttgtgtatttctCTGGTCTCCGCTCCAGGTGATATCCACCTGGACTCTGAGCCCTTCCCTCACTGTCAGATCACGCGCTTCCTGCAGAATGAGAGCTTTGTGGACAGTCTTCAAGCAGAGCTCCTGCAGCTGAATTTCAACAGCAAGTCAAATGATCTGTACAAGTTTCAACAGGTATCAGTCTGAATCATAGCTATATATTATGAAGAAGTGGATACTTAGTACTGAATTCGTTTTCTTCTGCAGTCAGATGATCTGAGAGAGAGGAAAGAGCATCAGATCTCACAAATAAGGTGAGTTCAAATGAGCTTCTGTGTTTCAGTTTCTGTTATTGGCATGCTCACAGATGTGCTGTTTGTTGGGATCTCAGGTCTGTCATTTTTGGGGAGTTTCGCGTTTGGTTGTCAGAAGTGTTGCAGGTGGATCTGGAGGCGACTGTCGATATATCCTGTGCAAAGTACGAGCATACAGGTAAACCATCTGACCGCTTCTCGACCAATCACTGGGGTGTAGACCGGGAGAGGATGTGCGGCTGGTGCACTCCCAGTGAGTTTCTTGACGCCTCTCGCTGCTCTTTGTGCAGATGTTTTGCTGTGTCATGACGATGAGCTGGAGGGACGAAGAGTTGCGTTCATCCTCTATCTGGTTCCTCCCTGGGAGGTGAAAGATGGAGGGACACTGGACCTGTTCAGCACTGATGGTGTGTGATACAAGAGCATGATTAGTGTCATTTAACCCACTATTTTATGATGACATGATATTCAacaaaaagtcattaaaaagtAGTTACATATTTGTGAAAGATCATAAGAGCAGacatttttctttgcaaaaaGTTATAATGAATCTTACATGAAGACcacatgtaaatgtatttaattgtttgttaatGAATTAATTCTAAATGTGTATGTTTCACAGAACACTTTCAGCCTGTGAGTGTTGTCAAGTCTCTGCTTCCTTGCTGGAACTCTCTGGTCTTTTTTGAAGTGTCCCCCGTCTCCTTCCATCAGGTAGTTAGaaacagtgttgttttagtatgatttttatactgttatagtattgtttaatattttgaattagcttttatttgcatgatttttgtagttttgttatgtgcttttgatatttttcttatgttttagttttagtaaaattAGTGCCTCGGCAaggcaacatttcacattttttaagttttttatctGCTTCGGTGTTATGTCAATTCAAcatgatttttaatagttttttaataGTCGatacaaacacaaaagaagatattttcaagAATGTTGGTTCcaagtggaagtcaatggcaacaaaatctgtttggttatcaacattctccAAAATAGCTTCCTTTGTGTCTTtttaacaatcacaacatttgtCAGAAGGCTTGGTTCTCCATTCATCAGTGATTTACATCTGTTGTAATGAACTAAACTATAGTCTTGACTCTCTTAGGTGGCAGAGGTTCTTTCTGAGGAAAAGTGCCGTTTATCTCTGAGTGGCTGGTTTCATGGCCCTTCTCTACCAAGACCCTCACGCTACATTGAACCCCCAGTTCCCCGTCACACTCATATCCCCAGAGATGTACGTCAAGTTAGCATGAGAGAACATTTTTGGTGTGTTGGCCTGTATCTCCTCGATCTGAAgctcagtgtgtatgtgtgtttgttataGGAGAGTTTGCTGTTTGAGTGGGTGAATGAGATGTTCCTGGATCCTCGATATCAGGCTCGGGTACAGCAGGAATTTGAAGAGAGTTCTGAGATTTGCTTGCCTGGTTTCTTACAGGTtagtcgtcatcatcatcattaatattatttacacaaaAACACTCAATTATAGTTAATGTGCATTAGtacatattaggggtgtaacggtacgtgtattcgtaccggaccgtttcggtacagggctttcggtacggtgcacgtgtgtaccgaatgcaatattttgttttgcgGAACATGGGTACATTATCGCACAAAtgatcccgccctgcagctgattctaaggctagtgacacactggctgcgtggcgtttctatggaagcatatgggtagcattattcaatttgggatgtaatattcaaaataacaatgcaatatgtaaaatgacaatgcatttctgtatttacattttccaatacatttgtgcaacgtttggtataaaatgaaaattaaattacataattttcatttgccatttcatacaccagttttaatatgtaaaatgaatactaattgtaacgctttataagttgcaaaattaaaatgaaaatgtattacagaaatgataagatatgtataacatgttcaagcaaaaactgtggcaaaatgatcatttaaattaaatgttatcgaaggagacagaactatttgcactgtttttatcagtgggacaatattcatacaatactacaacctagaaataatttgcaggtcgcagcagcacgaattatgtgcccagctacatctgattcaaatattatgccaattaacagtgagtgtagtttcagacattacagtgcttcaatcgcactgactcttattctgcctgaaagaatgaaaagacagagttgaaggtggagcgattcgaccaatcagatgaaagcagcatttcagctccgcccacaagtgcgaatgaaatattgaagccataaaccgaaatgatcaaaacgtacacgggccaacggtcttgtccatgttctctcacttgaatcctcttcttgagatttgagtctcttgaccttctgcaagccccgccttgttcacgcagtgattgacatggctggagggggcggacacgtgatcggctcggaatgcattttcaatgtgcacattgaattttgctacattcattgcgggacattgaatgaaaatgcaattgtgtcttgactgtgagtgttaatgcatttaagaaaaatagcatttaaatgatcattttgccacagtttttgttgaacatgttagacatatctaatcatttctgtaatacattttcattttaattttgcaacttataaagcgttaaaattagtattcattttacatattaaaactggtgtatgaaatggcaaatgaaaattatgtaatttcattttcattttgcaccaaacgttgcacaaatgtattggaaaatgtaaatccagaaatgcattgtcattttacatattgcattgtcattttgcatattacattccaaattaaataatgctacccatatgcttccatatgtttctgctgcgtgtcagatgcgtgacggctgctttgcgttttctgtgtctttacacaccagaattgtgcctgacgcggcgctggtgcgctgttgctgctgtaggtgacatagagggagaccgccgacagaccaggatcttgtctttacgacaacaatatctatacttcatgttgagcataaatataaagcttactgataaaggacactgtcaacagtattgacggcaaaatagactatgtttgacaggtgcaatatgccagtgtgtcaccggcctaaggttttcaaaaggcatcacgcgagtgtgaacatcactacaactaggaaaaaaacgaccgtaattcaaacgcagctcccgtcggcatttaaacagacatttgctcttaattccgatcggtccaacgctataacgaaatctgagcagttctaaaaactgaaacggttgatgctgcactttacactttggaaaagttatatatattttttaaatatgagcaggcctacaagctgggattggtaatgctgtactgtaatcatagttgtttatttatatttttcattatattttattatatgatatggagactgagagtattttatttagtggagaactttgcagcagtattttatttcttattctttttttattttatatttactttattaaaaagtattttaaaaaaagtgtaaacaaattgttaaaaaaagtttatagttataaacaacctgcagtttaatgtttgcatttctttcccttactgtaccgaaccgtgactttaaaccgaggtacgtaccgaaccgtgatttttgcgtaccgttacaccccagtacatatacatatgtacatCAGGGTTTGGCTATGAGCAAAACACATTGGTacatgcttaaagggttagttcagccaaaaatgaaaattatctcattaatcactcaccatcctacattttcaatggagggacagaaagctcggacta includes these proteins:
- the LOC132104758 gene encoding prolyl 3-hydroxylase OGFOD1-like — protein: MPAEKRQNDPTTGKIKNKKKKRGELAVINSDLRDEAVQKGMRDAWQRKESYINGDIHLDSEPFPHCQITRFLQNESFVDSLQAELLQLNFNSKSNDLYKFQQSDDLRERKEHQISQIRSVIFGEFRVWLSEVLQVDLEATVDISCAKYEHTDVLLCHDDELEGRRVAFILYLVPPWEVKDGGTLDLFSTDEHFQPVSVVKSLLPCWNSLVFFEVSPVSFHQVAEVLSEEKCRLSLSGWFHGPSLPRPSRYIEPPVPRHTHIPRDESLLFEWVNEMFLDPRYQARVQQEFEESSEICLPGFLQEEKLRQVRSALQSSEILWERKGHPNKRCYGCADMQSIPSCVQECWELLSSESFFILLSNLTGLRLHYLCGDEEESENEDGKNETENRDGEGNTQASASNTDADTSTTEKKDKGPPTCVGELRRWMHGDYTLLHDSVKREYALDLQLHMGCAGWKSEFGGFTSYIAHDEDEELLTVYPEENSLALVYRDKDTLKFIKHINNSSSSQLSSQNTAAFYDFSFNYYE